CGCAGAGGTAGTTTCAATCGTCATTCCGGGGCGATGCGAAGCATCGAACCCGGAATCTCGAGATTCCGGGTCTGGTCCTTCGGACCATCCCGGAATGACCGGAGGGTTCTCATGGACGACCAGCAGCGCCGCGACGGCGGCATGGGCCAGCGCCGCAAGGTGCTCGGCAACGCCTGGGTCGACAAGTCGATCGCTGGCCGCAACGCGTTCAACACCGATTTCCAGGACCTGATCACGCGCTACGCCTGGGGCGAGATCTGGACCCGGCCGCATTTCGACGAGCGCACCCGCCGCGTGCTCGTCATCGGCACCATGGTCGCGCTGGGGCAATGGGACGAATTCCGCCTGCATGTGCGCGCAGCGCTCGCCGAGGGTGGCTTCACGCCCGACGACATCAAGGAAATTCTCTTGCAGCAGGCGATCTATTGCGGCGTGCCGGCGGCCAACCACGCCGTCAAGGAAGCCTCAAGCGTTATGCAGGAGCTCGGGCTGTCGAAGTAGCGCGCCCGGTCGCGGCGCCGGCCGCTCGACCGCGAGCACGATGGCCGTGCCGAGCAGCAGCAGAAGCTCGGTCGCATGCAGCTTGAGCGCGGCCGGCTCTCCGGCCTGAGCCGCCAGCACCATTCCGGCAAAGCTGATCAGGCTGCCGATACCGAGCGCG
This genomic interval from Bradyrhizobium sp. NP1 contains the following:
- a CDS encoding carboxymuconolactone decarboxylase family protein: MDDQQRRDGGMGQRRKVLGNAWVDKSIAGRNAFNTDFQDLITRYAWGEIWTRPHFDERTRRVLVIGTMVALGQWDEFRLHVRAALAEGGFTPDDIKEILLQQAIYCGVPAANHAVKEASSVMQELGLSK